AGAGAGCCGAGTGCAGCCAGATGGTTGTCCTTTACCAGCACGGCATCGTACAGGCCAATCCTGTGATTGGTGCAACCGCCGGCCTTAACGGCCTGCTTCTCGAGTAGACGCCAGCCGGGCGTCGTCTTCCGGGTGTCGAGAAGGATCACCTTACTTTCTTTCACCACATCGGCATAGCATCTGGAAAGCGTCGCCACACCGCAGAGTCGCCCCAGGAAATTCAAGGCCGTCCGTTCTCCTGACAGGATCGAGCGGGTGGAGCCCTTCAACTCCATCAGAGAGTCTCCTTTGGCCAACCGGTCCCCCTCGGCGCAGCAAAGAGTCACTTCAAGTTGAGAATCGATTTGTCGGAAGACGTCCGCCGCAGTCGAGAGCCCTGAGGCGACGCACGCCTCGCGCGCGACGATCCGGGCGAGCGAGACAGACTCTGCAGGAATAAAAGCCTGCGAGGTGATGTCGCCGCGCTCTCCCAGATCCTCTGTCAGTGCGAGGCTGATCAGATGAAGATTGAGATCGCCGCGAAGGCCGGATTCAGAATACCCGGAGATCATTGGAGTTTGGCTTTTGACTTTCGTCTACAGGAGATTTGGTTGGACTGGCTCCGGAGCCTTTTCATGTGCGGCTGGCAGCTTGAGCAGAGCGCGCTGCCACGGCAGGAGAATGGCCGCCGAGGGATCCGCCGCCACGGCTTCAAGGGCTGCCTTCGGAGCGATGATGGAGGGATCGAGATCAACATCGCGCGCCACCTTGTCGCGAAAATCACGCAGATGATTAAACCGGTCGACCTGTTCCTTCGAGACGCGGGTGCGAACACCGCGGATCACCTTGGGCCACTCGGATTCGGGCAGAGCCAGCGCTGACTCGAGGGTCTCCTCCATCCGATCGGCGCGAGGCTGCGGGATGCGGGGACGTGAAAATCCTGATCCCCTGGAAGCATCGTCGGCGAGTCGGAGCAGACTGTCATTGGAGAGAACATGAAAGGCAGGCCGGTCCCACTGCCTAGCCTCGGAATCTCGCCAGTGCCAGAGCGCCCTCAGGATCGCCCATCCGCGCTGGGAGAGAGCTGCGTATCCAGTAATGCGCCAGAGATTCTCCTCGTCGCGTAGGCGGGTTTCGCGGGTTCCCTTCACCATCCGATCACGCGACTGCTCATACCATTCGGTGCGATTGAGCTCCTTGAGGCGGTCCGCGAGTATGCTGGCCAGTTGTGAAAGAAAGCGGACGTCGTTCAGGGCATACTCTGCCATCTGGTCGGAGAGAGGGCGCTGTGCCCAGTTCGCCTTACGCGAGGCCTTCGAGAGGGTGATTCCAAAATACTTTTCCACGAGTCCAGCAAGGCCCAGCTGAGGTTCACCGCAAATCCTGGCCGCGATCATGGTATCGAAGATATTTTTATCGGGGAAGTCCCCGGACCGGCGAAGCAGTCGCAGGTCGTAGTCGGCATCGTGAAAAATCACCGTCTTCCCCTCGAGGGCCTTGAAAAATTCCTCCAGCGGTAGACCGGCCAGAGGGTCGATGAGTTTCAGATCTTCGGCCCATCCGCTTTGGGGCTCCTGACCCCAGCCGCTCTGGATCAGGCAGAGCTTCTCAAAATAGCAATGAAGGCTGTCGGCCTCGGTATCGAGAGCGACCTCCTGCTGCCCGGAAAGGCCCGAGAGGTAATCCCGGAAGGCGGATTCCCCTGCGATCAAGGCTCCGCGATGAAGGTGGCCGCCGTCGGAATCTCTCCGGCGTGGCGGGCACGGGGCTCGCGCACCTCGGTGTTGCCCTCGGTTGGAATAGTGACGAAGGGACCTCCGGCAAGCGGGGCCACCTCCGTGAAGGCGACATCAGGGACATCGGTGGGAATGCCCTCAAGTGGGAACTCCTTGCGGAGTGGATGGTAGGGATAACCCTCCCACATGAGAATACGTCGGAGATCCGGATGATTGCGGAATTTGATCCCCATCATGTCCCAGACCTCGCGCTCGTGCCAGTTGGCGGTCGGCCAGATGTCTGTCACGGAGTCGATCTCCGGCTCATCCTCCGAGAGACTGCTCTTTAGGCGTAGGTGGGTCTTCTTGGCGATGGAGTAGAGCCCATAAACCACCTGAAAGCGGGGATGGCTTCCTGCATGATCGACGCTGCAGATATCAAGCAGCATGTCGAATCCGAGCGTGTCTCGGCAGAAGAGGGCAACCTCATGGATTCGGGTTGCATGAACGGAAAGGGTCGTCTCGCCACGGAATTCCTTCCGATCAAAGATGTCGGGGGAGAAAGTCTCCTCGATCCTGGTTGCTTCTGAGGCCGCGCTCATCGTAGGGACTGGAGGAGGGCCCTCTTCTGATCGAGCACGGAATGCTCACTCATCAGCTTGTTCTGAAGCTTCATCAGGCCGTCTAGCAAGGCCTCGGGG
This window of the Verrucomicrobiota bacterium genome carries:
- the nadC gene encoding carboxylating nicotinate-nucleotide diphosphorylase, producing MISGYSESGLRGDLNLHLISLALTEDLGERGDITSQAFIPAESVSLARIVAREACVASGLSTAADVFRQIDSQLEVTLCCAEGDRLAKGDSLMELKGSTRSILSGERTALNFLGRLCGVATLSRCYADVVKESKVILLDTRKTTPGWRLLEKQAVKAGGCTNHRIGLYDAVLVKDNHLAALGSLEALPGVISKLRGEHPGLPIEIEADTLEQTESLLTMKGIDVILLDNMDTGMMRKAVALRNNLSPGVLLEASGGITLETLRAIADTGVDRISVGALTHSAPNADLSLELGHAG
- a CDS encoding NADH-quinone oxidoreductase subunit C; its protein translation is MSAASEATRIEETFSPDIFDRKEFRGETTLSVHATRIHEVALFCRDTLGFDMLLDICSVDHAGSHPRFQVVYGLYSIAKKTHLRLKSSLSEDEPEIDSVTDIWPTANWHEREVWDMMGIKFRNHPDLRRILMWEGYPYHPLRKEFPLEGIPTDVPDVAFTEVAPLAGGPFVTIPTEGNTEVREPRARHAGEIPTAATFIAEP
- a CDS encoding ribonuclease D yields the protein MIAGESAFRDYLSGLSGQQEVALDTEADSLHCYFEKLCLIQSGWGQEPQSGWAEDLKLIDPLAGLPLEEFFKALEGKTVIFHDADYDLRLLRRSGDFPDKNIFDTMIAARICGEPQLGLAGLVEKYFGITLSKASRKANWAQRPLSDQMAEYALNDVRFLSQLASILADRLKELNRTEWYEQSRDRMVKGTRETRLRDEENLWRITGYAALSQRGWAILRALWHWRDSEARQWDRPAFHVLSNDSLLRLADDASRGSGFSRPRIPQPRADRMEETLESALALPESEWPKVIRGVRTRVSKEQVDRFNHLRDFRDKVARDVDLDPSIIAPKAALEAVAADPSAAILLPWQRALLKLPAAHEKAPEPVQPNLL